The following are encoded together in the Pedobacter steynii genome:
- a CDS encoding S24 family peptidase, whose translation MGQKLEDHLGVSRKWYEEGEGEMLLESAAIQKANSTSIGEIHYPLEVGDSPFIDLGEGKYIMVVPLVNEYAYAGYLPGYRDPEYLEELPKHTIIVDKHHKGQYRAFEIVGDSMDDNTKESISDGSIATGREIQQHLWTSKFHTHRFKDYIIVHKKHGIIAKRITHHDTETGVITCHSLNPDKNRYPDFDIHLDDVRQMFNIVNVLQKR comes from the coding sequence ATGGGACAGAAATTAGAAGACCACCTTGGTGTTTCCAGGAAGTGGTATGAAGAAGGTGAGGGAGAAATGCTACTTGAATCAGCAGCAATCCAAAAAGCAAACAGCACCTCAATAGGTGAAATCCATTATCCGCTGGAAGTCGGAGATTCTCCTTTTATAGACCTGGGAGAAGGAAAATACATAATGGTTGTACCATTAGTCAATGAATATGCATATGCCGGGTACTTGCCAGGCTACAGAGATCCGGAATATTTAGAAGAATTACCAAAGCATACGATTATCGTGGATAAACATCATAAAGGTCAGTACAGGGCTTTTGAAATTGTAGGAGACAGTATGGACGACAATACCAAAGAAAGCATCAGCGACGGAAGTATTGCCACCGGAAGAGAAATCCAGCAGCATTTATGGACCAGTAAGTTTCACACCCATAGGTTCAAAGATTACATCATCGTTCATAAAAAACATGGTATTATTGCCAAGAGGATCACCCACCACGACACAGAAACCGGCGTGATTACCTGTCATTCTCTTAATCCTGATAAAAACAGATACCCCGATTTTGACATCCACCTGGATGATGTACGCCAGATGTTCAATATTGTAAACGTATTACAGAAGAGATAA
- a CDS encoding helix-turn-helix domain-containing protein: protein MAELKETTEEAERLKVFRKAEKMGQEEFGKQLGLDHSVISRYENNRLNIPIDFIKKLHEVFNMSFEWFYTGKGNRKFTPEKGTLIKDIKTLETNQKILTEQVSALKSELLKLHREFHAFKAEMK, encoded by the coding sequence ATGGCAGAACTCAAAGAAACAACAGAAGAAGCAGAGCGATTGAAGGTCTTCAGAAAAGCCGAAAAGATGGGTCAGGAAGAGTTCGGAAAACAACTTGGCCTTGACCATTCAGTAATCAGCAGATACGAAAATAACCGTCTAAACATCCCTATTGATTTCATAAAAAAGCTCCACGAAGTATTTAACATGTCCTTTGAATGGTTTTATACCGGCAAAGGCAACAGGAAGTTCACTCCGGAAAAAGGAACCCTGATTAAAGACATCAAAACATTGGAAACAAATCAAAAGATCCTGACGGAACAGGTATCCGCACTAAAATCAGAATTACTAAAACTTCATAGAGAATTCCATGCTTTTAAAGCTGAAATGAAGTAA
- a CDS encoding polysaccharide deacetylase family protein, whose translation MKKFALIFLISSWTIRSDAQEEIKNYKPYFAATDYQGKNRMTLREFEQSGQKYYLTVDPQNLETQIIKAAELSTKPISNWQESLYLKGSPYLKAIQAAKQQSIALQDAGITHGFPKEKGITLTIDLCPSHKALDRVIFTSLITEFQKIEKPVPVALSITGKFMTNHAADIDWLKALEKSGDLAITWTNHTFNHRYDPKSPLAINFLLEPGTSVMYEVLATEILMIQKGLLPSIFFRFPGLVSDQKLVDEILAFGLIPVGSDAWLAKGQRTHAGSIVLIHGNGNEPIGVHDFIRLLRTEQTAVHSKQWLLYDLRESITEEFK comes from the coding sequence ATGAAGAAATTCGCCCTGATATTCCTTATTTCTTCCTGGACAATCAGATCAGATGCTCAGGAAGAAATCAAAAATTACAAGCCATATTTTGCCGCCACAGATTATCAGGGTAAAAACAGGATGACCTTACGGGAATTCGAACAGTCAGGCCAGAAGTACTACCTGACTGTTGATCCTCAAAACCTGGAAACACAGATCATCAAGGCTGCAGAACTTAGCACAAAACCTATTTCAAACTGGCAGGAATCACTTTACCTCAAAGGTAGTCCTTATTTAAAAGCCATTCAGGCAGCAAAACAGCAATCCATAGCCCTTCAGGACGCGGGAATTACCCATGGCTTTCCAAAAGAAAAAGGAATTACGCTGACAATTGACCTCTGTCCTTCTCACAAAGCCTTAGACCGGGTGATATTCACCTCTTTAATCACTGAATTTCAAAAAATCGAGAAACCAGTTCCTGTCGCATTGTCCATTACCGGCAAATTCATGACCAATCATGCTGCCGATATCGACTGGCTTAAAGCACTGGAAAAATCCGGAGATCTAGCCATCACCTGGACCAACCATACCTTCAACCATCGTTATGACCCTAAATCTCCTTTGGCCATTAACTTCCTGCTGGAACCAGGCACAAGTGTGATGTACGAGGTTCTGGCAACAGAGATACTGATGATACAAAAAGGGTTGTTACCTTCCATTTTCTTTCGCTTCCCAGGCTTAGTTTCCGATCAGAAACTTGTAGATGAAATTTTAGCGTTCGGTCTTATCCCGGTAGGAAGTGATGCATGGCTGGCAAAAGGACAACGAACACATGCAGGGAGCATAGTCCTGATCCATGGAAATGGCAATGAACCAATAGGTGTTCACGACTTTATCCGCTTACTAAGGACAGAACAGACAGCAGTACACAGTAAACAATGGCTGTTATATGACTTGCGTGAAAGCATTACAGAAGAATTTAAATAA
- a CDS encoding Atu2307/SP_0267 family LLM class monooxygenase, translated as MEIGISTFGEVQPDGTAGKAEHAHRRVQELLEEVKLADEVGLDVFAFGEHHRPDFVISAPEIMMAAAAAITKKIKLSSSVTVLSSADPVRIFQNFATVDLISGGRAEIIAGRGSFTESFPLFGYHLNDYDELFTEKLNLLLQINEEEVVSWQGKYRESIVKRGIYPRPIQSSIPIWIGVGGTPASAQRAGKLNLPMAVAILGSPPEQFVPFVNLYRKSATDAGHDASKLQLAISSQFYVAETEQQAANEFYPSYERLMNRVGKDRGWSPMSRQQFDYLRNSGPLVVGSVQRAIDKIMHQYELFQNTRFLAQLVTGSIPHKQVLKTIELLGTRVAPVIRKETKKQQL; from the coding sequence ATGGAAATAGGGATCAGCACCTTTGGCGAAGTACAACCAGATGGCACTGCAGGAAAAGCAGAACACGCACACCGACGGGTTCAGGAATTACTGGAAGAGGTAAAACTTGCTGATGAGGTTGGTCTGGATGTATTTGCATTTGGAGAACACCACCGTCCGGATTTTGTCATTTCGGCACCTGAAATTATGATGGCCGCAGCCGCAGCCATTACCAAAAAAATTAAACTATCTAGCTCAGTAACCGTGTTGAGTTCAGCCGACCCCGTTCGCATTTTTCAGAATTTTGCTACTGTAGACCTGATTTCTGGTGGAAGAGCTGAAATCATTGCCGGCAGAGGATCTTTCACTGAATCGTTCCCCTTATTCGGTTATCATTTGAATGATTACGATGAACTGTTCACCGAAAAACTAAATTTGCTACTCCAGATTAACGAGGAGGAAGTGGTAAGCTGGCAGGGAAAATACAGGGAATCTATTGTGAAGCGTGGGATTTATCCCCGGCCCATTCAATCCTCAATTCCAATATGGATCGGAGTTGGAGGCACGCCTGCATCCGCGCAAAGAGCTGGAAAACTAAATCTTCCTATGGCCGTAGCCATACTGGGCAGTCCCCCGGAGCAATTCGTCCCTTTTGTAAACCTCTATAGAAAGTCAGCAACCGATGCTGGACACGATGCCAGCAAACTTCAACTGGCAATCAGTTCGCAGTTTTACGTGGCAGAAACGGAGCAGCAGGCAGCAAACGAATTCTACCCTTCTTATGAACGATTGATGAACCGGGTAGGAAAAGACAGAGGCTGGTCGCCAATGAGCAGACAACAATTTGACTACCTACGCAACTCAGGCCCATTGGTGGTAGGGAGTGTCCAACGAGCCATTGACAAGATCATGCACCAATATGAACTGTTTCAAAACACCAGATTTCTGGCACAGCTGGTTACCGGTTCCATACCGCATAAACAGGTATTAAAGACTATTGAGCTCCTGGGAACAAGAGTTGCCCCTGTTATTAGAAAAGAAACAAAAAAACAACAATTATAA
- a CDS encoding SelT/SelW/SelH family protein encodes MKPTIAIEYCPKCGWMLRAAYMAQELLTTFTDEISGVLLKPSETGGTYIITINEVQVFDRKEMGRFPEIKEVKQLVRDIVSPEKNLGHSDKSS; translated from the coding sequence ATGAAACCAACAATTGCTATTGAATATTGTCCTAAATGTGGCTGGATGCTTAGAGCTGCTTATATGGCACAGGAATTATTAACAACATTTACTGATGAAATTAGCGGGGTTTTATTGAAACCCAGTGAAACAGGAGGTACCTATATCATCACCATAAATGAAGTCCAGGTGTTTGATAGAAAGGAAATGGGACGTTTTCCAGAGATCAAAGAGGTGAAACAATTGGTTAGAGATATCGTTAGCCCGGAGAAAAATCTGGGGCATTCAGATAAATCTTCTTAA
- a CDS encoding aldehyde dehydrogenase family protein — translation MNIINPATAEIITTVQEDSRLSLDKKYSLLKAEQLQWSKKSLTERLAVVHRFYDLLETEKERLAAILTSEVGKPLQQARNEINGARTRIQWMMNNGEKYLSDEWVTDTEELKEKISYDALGVICNISAWNYPYLVGVNVFVPALIAGNTVMYKPSEYATLTGLEIEKLWRKAGLPEDAFKIAIGGKETGESLLDMDFDGYFFTGSYKTGKYIYEKVALKMVPCQLELGGKDPLYVADDVNDVASVAVGTADGAFYNNGQSCCAVERIYVHERVYEVYVDAFLKEVQSWKKGIPTEDGVYIGPLTRGEQLEVLEGQVNDAVEKGALLLTGGKRGEGKGYYFEPTVLTNVTNDMKVMQQESFGPIVGIMKVKDDKEAIAMMQGTTYGLTAAVYSKNFDRAERILSQVDSGSGYWNCCDRVSAGLPWSGRKHSGIGATLSHQGLRAFTKTRGWHIRS, via the coding sequence TGCTTAAGGCGGAGCAATTGCAATGGTCGAAGAAAAGCCTGACAGAAAGACTGGCGGTGGTTCATCGGTTTTACGATTTGTTGGAAACAGAAAAGGAAAGGCTGGCTGCCATACTGACTTCCGAGGTAGGGAAACCTTTGCAGCAGGCAAGAAATGAAATCAACGGTGCCAGAACACGGATCCAGTGGATGATGAACAACGGGGAAAAATACCTTTCTGATGAATGGGTAACTGATACGGAAGAGCTAAAAGAAAAAATCTCTTATGATGCGCTTGGTGTGATTTGTAATATCTCTGCCTGGAATTATCCTTATCTGGTTGGGGTAAATGTTTTTGTTCCGGCACTGATAGCGGGAAATACAGTGATGTATAAACCTTCTGAATACGCCACATTAACTGGTCTGGAAATCGAGAAATTATGGAGAAAAGCAGGATTGCCTGAGGATGCTTTTAAGATAGCTATCGGAGGAAAGGAAACAGGAGAATCTTTGTTAGATATGGATTTTGATGGCTACTTTTTTACCGGATCTTACAAAACCGGTAAATACATCTATGAGAAGGTAGCTTTGAAAATGGTGCCTTGTCAACTGGAATTGGGAGGGAAGGATCCTTTGTATGTAGCGGATGATGTAAATGATGTGGCTTCCGTTGCTGTCGGAACAGCAGATGGAGCCTTTTACAACAATGGACAGAGCTGTTGTGCGGTAGAGCGTATTTATGTTCATGAGCGGGTTTATGAAGTCTATGTTGACGCCTTTTTGAAAGAAGTACAATCCTGGAAAAAAGGAATACCTACTGAAGATGGGGTTTACATCGGGCCTTTGACGCGAGGAGAGCAACTGGAGGTGCTGGAGGGGCAGGTGAATGATGCGGTGGAAAAGGGCGCTTTACTATTGACTGGAGGAAAAAGGGGAGAAGGTAAGGGTTATTACTTTGAGCCAACTGTGCTTACGAATGTCACAAATGATATGAAAGTGATGCAGCAGGAAAGTTTTGGACCTATCGTCGGTATTATGAAGGTGAAAGATGACAAAGAGGCGATTGCAATGATGCAGGGTACAACCTATGGCTTAACCGCGGCGGTATACTCGAAGAATTTCGATCGTGCAGAGCGGATTCTTTCGCAGGTTGATTCGGGCTCAGGATATTGGAACTGTTGTGATCGGGTTAGTGCCGGACTTCCCTGGAGCGGAAGGAAGCATTCCGGAATAGGAGCTACATTATCGCACCAGGGCCTGCGTGCTTTTACGAAAACCAGAGGCTGGCATATAAGGAGCTAA